GCGTTTGAAAGTCGAAGTATGAAGTCTTATGAAGTGTGATTGAGTTTCATCCTTCATACTTCATTACTTGTTGTTTTACCCTGCATCCTTTTTTAGATCACTTCCAGCAGCCGCATCTAGCAACCACCAAAGTTCTCCTTCAGGTTGAATTAAGCGGGATGGGTAAGTCAACTCATCTGCCACAGGTGCAAAGACTTGAGCAAGAGCTGGTCTTTTATTCGCACCAGCAACAACAAAGATAACGCAGCGAGCAGAGTTAATGAATGGGTATGTAAAGGTGATGCGAGGGTTTGCGTCTTTGTTCCCAACTGTAATCAGCTTATCTGTAACCTTTAAAGCTTCGGTATGGGGAAACAAAGATGCGGTGTGACCATCATCTCCCATTCCTAGCAAATTCACATCTAAAGGAGGAAATTCTCCTGGTGAGGAGTGAAAAAATTCCTGTAGATGTCTTTCGTACTTAGCTGCTGCCATTGCGGGGTCAGCTTCATCTGTGGGTATGGGATGGATGTTACCTGGCCCGATATCGACGCGATCTAACCACGCACGACGCGTCATCAGTTGATTGCT
This portion of the Brasilonema sennae CENA114 genome encodes:
- the pgl gene encoding 6-phosphogluconolactonase, which codes for MSTKIEVLGDQTTLIARALELILSKIEIAIKERGQFTIALSGGSTPKPLYEAISSQKLPWDKIHVFWGDERYVAPEHPDSNQLMTRRAWLDRVDIGPGNIHPIPTDEADPAMAAAKYERHLQEFFHSSPGEFPPLDVNLLGMGDDGHTASLFPHTEALKVTDKLITVGNKDANPRITFTYPFINSARCVIFVVAGANKRPALAQVFAPVADELTYPSRLIQPEGELWWLLDAAAGSDLKKDAG